The Nocardia vinacea genome contains the following window.
GCCGCGCCAGCTCCCAGGTCGACCGACTCACCGCGATACTCGACGGACTACTGAAACTGACCGTAGCCGAGACGCCGGTCGGATTCGATCCGGCCCAATCCGATTCGCATTGGCCCGACCAGTGCAATGTGGCGCAGGTTGTCACCGACCGCATCGAAGAGTGGCAAGTCGCCTTCGACGACGCGCATATGACGCTATCGACCATCCCGTCGGAACCGGTGATCGAAGCGGCCGTGCCCGCCGATGCGCTCGAGCAGATCCTGGATATCACCCTGAGCAATTCGTGCCGCTATGCGGGGGCCGGGGCGAATACCGAAGTGCGCATCCAAGGCGGGCAGACGTGGATCACCATTTCAGTAATCGATAACGGCATCGGCGTCTCCGAGAACGAGCTCGACAAGCTGACCACCCGGTTCTACCGCGGTGCATCGGCGGCAACGGGCGGATCCGGGTTGGGCCTGCCGATCGCGCTGGCGCTGGCACAGCGGTTCCAGGGTGAAATTCTGATCGGTTCGGCGGATCCACACGGATTGCATGTGGCAGTGCGGTTGCCTGTGGTGAAAAAGTAGCGCGAGGTCGCCGCTCGGTCCGAACGGCACGGATCGACATTTGGCAAATAGAGCGCGGGTGGCGTGTCCGATCATCGCTTGCTCATGAGATCGCCGACAATATCCGACCTTCGCAGAAAGCGAAATTCCTCCCAAAGTATACGCGGAGGAGAATGTCGCCAACCCGGATTGCACCGTATCGTCGGATAAAACGCAGGTAACTTACCCGAGAAGAGATCATTGCGCCCGGTTGGCGTCTCGATCTGCAGCTCAGCCTCGAGATCAAGCCCGATATCACATTCCTGAGCCTGGACAGCATCGCGCTGACCACCGACAACGATACGAACCGCAGCATTCTGACCGGAAGCAGGCTCTGAGACAAAGCGCTCGATATGCCCCGGACGCCCGCATGGTGCGCGCTTCGAACCACCCCGCAACGAGGTTCGAAGCGCGCACCAACCATGCGAGCCAGTCAATCGATACACGATGCGACAATCGTACGTCTAACAGATCTGCGGATCCGTGCCGAAATTTGAGCATCACTTGAGGTTGCCGCTGATATTTGATTATTTCTTTGGATTTTCGAAAGCCATCGGATACCGCTTGCCGTATATGATCGGCGAACCGAGAACAATGAATCAGAAGGGTCCAAATCCGTGCGTAGCACTGTTATCACCATCGCCACTATCATCGTCGGCCTCGGAGCACTTTCCGGTTGTGCCGGCAAGGATTCGTCATCGGCGTCATCGTCATCGTCATCGCATGCATCGGCCAGTGACAATTCGTCCGCCACCGAGTATTGCGCAGCGGTCGAGAACATGGGCGACCTCAGCGCACAGTCGTCCTCGGACGACCTGGTCGCCAAGTCCAGGAAAATCGCCGAGATCGCGCCGGCCGATATCAAGGCGGACTGGGAGACATTCGCAGATGCCCAAGAAGCCTCCATAGCTGCCCTGAATACCAAGCTCGATACCTCCGACCCGTCGAAGTCGCTGGCGGAAATGCAAAGCAAAATGGGCTCCCTCGAGGAGAATTCGACCAGGATGATGACTGCCGCGCAGAACATCGGAACCCATATCGAGACGACCTGCGGGAAATAACTGAAGCAGAAATCTGCGGGAGCCGATCCGGCCTGTTCAATCGCGCCGATCGGTCAGACAGGCGCCGAATTCGCGGAGCATCCGCTCGTCCTGTTGCAGCGATGCCCGCGCTTCATGATCGCTGACCTGCGCACCTCCGCGACCAGCGCCTGGACAAGCGAAGTGAACGCCGTCATCGAGCGCAGCACCGAGGCACTGGCCGCGTCGACGTTGAACACCTGATACGCGCAGTGCATGCCAGCGGCGACGCCGGATGTCGGTCATTGCGATCACGTGCGGGCCGAGCGAGTACGCCCACTGCGCACCGCATCGACCGGGTAGCGGTGATTCGAAATGGCCACAAAGCGGTCTCCGGGACGTACCCGACGCAGATCGTCGGTCAGTGCTCCGGCGGTCGCGGTCACGAGGGCAACATCCTTACGCACCATCCCCAGCAAGTACGCGGGCGTATGACACTTGCACAAACCCATGACATGCACGCCCGGCGCGTCGGCCACCGCCGCACCGCCGCATTCCAGGCCTGGTCGTCGATGCGCGCGAAGGTCCCGTGCGATATTCGCCTGATCGAACACCAGCGTTCGCTCCAGCCGGCCACCCTCCGCTCCGGAAAGACGCTCGAGGATTGTAAAGCGGCGCAGCAACTGTGCCTGCTCCCGCAGCCGCTCCCGATATAGCCGCGTCAAGCCCGGATACCCCTTCAGCCCCAAGGGCGTTGGCGAACCGTACGACAGTCGCGTCGTTGACCTCGACCGGCGCCGCCAATTCCGAGACCGTCATGAATGCCACTGCCTCCGGGTCCACGATGACCCGCTCGGACAGCCGCTTGTGCGACAGCGACAGCGACAGCGACAGCGACAGCGACAGCGACAGCGACAGCGACAGCGACAGCGACAGCGACAGCGACAGCGAATCATGACGTAATCGCAGTTCGGCGAGCAATTCATCGAAGATCCGCAGCCCCTCGATCGTCGGTTGTGCACCCATCCGGCAATCCTGCCTCGCGGCGATTCCAGCGGACCACACCCGACTGTTCGAATGAAAATTTGCATACGGGCAATATTCTGCAAAACTAGTTGCACACAAGCCTCAAGACTGTTGCCTACAGCACACGACCAACCGAGCATGTCTGGACCTAGTCGATGACCACCACACCTGCCGCTGACTCAACCCCTTCGATGCTCCGCAATCCGGCCCGCTCCCACCACGCTGATCTCGCTGCGCGGCGTGACCAGAGCTTTTGGCAAGGTCACGGTGCTGCGTCGTCGCCCTCGATATCGGGTGCTCGCGTACGCCTGCGTTCCCGCCGATCAACTGATGGATACCGCTACGACGCTCGCCGCCACACTGGCCGGTAAAGCGCCGCTGGCGCTCGCGCGGATGAAATCCGCACTGGCTCGCGCCGATTCGCTCGAGGCGGCGTTCACCTCCGAACCACAAGAGTTGCTCGCGCTCATGGGCACCAGCGACTGGGCAGAGGGACTGGCCGCCTTCGCGGAACGGCGCGCACCCGTCTTCCACAGAAAGTAGGAACACCACACCGTGACACACCGACCAACGACACCACTGGCCGGAATCTCCGAACGCAGTGCGCTGCATCGGCTGCTCGATCCGCGCTCCATCGCGATCATCGGCGCATCGACCAACCCTGCCAAGCGCGGCTACCAGGCGATCAGAGCGCTACGCGACTCCGGATACGCACACCCCATCTATCCGGTCAATCCAACCGCGACCAAGATCCTCGGTGTGGACGTGGTCGCGAGCATCGACCACTTGCCGTACGGCGTCGATATCGCACTGATCGCCCTGGCGGCCGCGGCAGTGCCGCGGGTGCTGCGCGAGTGCGGTGCCGCGGGAATACCTGGTGCGGTCGTGCTGGCCAACGGTTTTCGCGAAATCGGTCCGGCCGGCGCGCAGCTCGATGCCGAACTGCTGTCGGCGATCGCCGACAGCGGAGTGCGGGTGATCGGCCCGAACACCTCTGGTGTATTCAATGTGGAAACCGGTGCGAATTTGGTCGGATTGCCCGGTGTCCCCAACGGGCCGATCAGCGTCATCACGCAGAGCGGGAACATGCTCCTGTCCCTGGTCAACGACAACCGTGCGGTGCGCGGACCCGGCTTCCACTCCTACGTCGGTCTCGGCAACCAGGCCGATGTCCGCTATGACGAATGTGTAACCGAGCTCGCCGCGCAATCCGGCACCGGGGCGATGGCCATCCACAGTGAAGGCTTTGTCGACGGACGCGCCTTCCTGGTCGCCGCCGCCGACGCCGCGACCAGGAAGCCGCTTGTGCTGTTGCGTGGCGGACGGTCGGCGATCGGCGGCAGAACCGCCATGTCGCACACGGGGTCGATCGCGGGCTCCGACGCGGTGGCCACCGCAGTGCTCCGGCAAGCGGGGGTGGAGTTGGTGCATCGCAGCGACGAACTCGCCGTCGTGGCAGGCGCATTGGCAACTACCGCATCAGTGCGGCCGGGCAGGCGAGTCGCCATTCTCAGCGACGGTGGCGGTCATGCGACTTTGGCCGCCGACGCAATGACCGCACGTGGCATCGAGCTCGCCGAGTTGTCCGAGTCGACCCAGGCCGCACTCCGGGTGTTACTCGGCCCGACGGCCTCGGTGGTCGATCCCGTCGACGTCGCCGGTGCCACCGATGCGGATCCGAGCATATTCGCCGATGCGGTCGAGATACTCATGAAAGACCCCGCAGTCGGCCTTGTCCTGATCGTCGGCCTGTTCGGCGGCTATCACCTGCGCTTCGACCGCAGCTTCGAATCCGTCGAGAACGACACCGCGACGGAATTGTTGGCCTTGAGCGCGGAATACGACACGCCACTACTGGTCCAGAGTTGCTACGCGAATGACAAGATCCGTAATCACGATCGGCTACGCGCCGGCGGCGTACCGGTCGTCGCATCAGTCGACCACGCGGTCCGGATCGCGGAGGCACTGGATCGACGCCGGGTTCGGCGATCCACGGCGCACCGGCGCACATCGTTCGTTTTGCCAGCCCCTGCCAAACCGGTGGCCACGCACCCCGGGGCCCTGGACGAGCCGAAGGCACGCGCGCTCCTCGAAGCAACCGGAATCGATACCGGCGCATGGACATTCGCCACGACGATAGATGACGTGACGGCGGCAGTGACCGAATTCGCCTGCGCATGTGCGGTGAAAGTCGTCTGCTCGCAGGTAGTCCACAAGTCCGATGTCGGCGGCGTCCGTCTCGACGTCGTTGCCGCGACGGCCGCGGCGAACGCGCAACGCATCATCGACACAGTTACCGCGCGAGTACCTGACGCCCGGATCGACGGAATGGTCGTCACCCCGATGGCCGAGCGCGGTGTGGAATTGCTCGTCGGTGCCACCCGAGATCCGATCTTCGGTCCGATCGTCGCCTTCGGCACCGGCGGCGTGCTGGTCGATGCCCTCGAGGACGTCGCCTTCCGCGCCGCGCCACTGACCGAACTCGAAGCGCACGAGATGATTTCCGAAACCCGCGCGGCGCGGCTGCTCGACGGATACCGCCACCTGCCGGTCGTCGACCGGAACGCACTTGCCGAGTTCCTGGTTCGGGTCGGTGATGTCGTCGCCGCGCATCCGGAGATCACGGAATTGGACCTCAATCCGGTCATTGCCACAGGTAATAGCCTGGTGCCAGTGGACGTTCGGATAGTCATCGGGCCGACAGTCCCCGTTCCGATGGAGAGGAATTCATGAGTGACCCCGTCCTGATCGAGCGCACCGGCGATATCGTCGTCTGGACACTCAACAACCCCGAAGCACGTAACCCGATATCCGAATCCGACGTCATCGAGGCACTCGAAGACGCCGTCCATGCGGTCAACCGAGACTCAACTGTCCGTGTGGCAATTCTGACCGGAGCCGGGACGGCGTTCTCCTCCGGCGGGAATATCAAGCACATGCGCGACCGCGCGGGCATGTTCGGTGGGGCGCCGGCCGAACTACGTCAGAGTTACCGGCACGGCATTCAACGGATACCGAAAGCCCTGTACCACTGCGAGATTCCGACCGTCGCCGCGGTGAACGGGCCCGCGATCGGCGCCGGATGCGACCTCGCCTTGATGTGCGATATGCGGATCGCGGCAAGCACCGCCACTTTCGCCGAAAGCTTCGTCAAGGTCGGCCTCATTCCCGGCGATGGCGGCGCATGGCTACTCCCCCGTGCGATCGGCATGGCACGAGCCAGCGAGATGGCATTCACCGGTGCGGCGATCGATGCGGCTACGGCACTGGCGTGGGGGATGGTTTCCACCGTCGTGCCGACCGGCCGACTCCTCGAGACCGCACACGAACTGGCAGGACGGGTGGCGGCCAACCCACCGGATGTCCTGCGGATGACCAAAAAGCTACTGCGCGAAGGTCAACAGCAGAGCCTGGACAGCCTGCTCGAGCTCTCGGCCGCCATGCAGGCCATCGCCCATCAGACCGACGATCATCACGAGGCGGTCGCCGCCATGCTCGAGCGCCGCGCCCCCAGGTTCACCGGTCGGTGACGCTTAGATGCCGCATATGTCTGGTCAGCATCCCCCCGCAGAGGGCACTGGAGATCTCTTTCACCATACGATGGCCCGATGTCAGCACTGCCCCTGATCTTCACCGCGGGCTGGGCGAGCGGGGTCAATGCCTATGCGGTGGTCCTGCTGCTCGGCATCTTCGGCGTGACCGGTCTGTCCGATGAGGTGCCGGAAGCAC
Protein-coding sequences here:
- a CDS encoding enoyl-CoA hydratase-related protein, whose product is MTRAFGKVTVLRRRPRYRVLAYACVPADQLMDTATTLAATLAGKAPLALARMKSALARADSLEAAFTSEPQELLALMGTSDWAEGLAAFAERRAPVFHRK
- a CDS encoding acetate--CoA ligase family protein, which encodes MTHRPTTPLAGISERSALHRLLDPRSIAIIGASTNPAKRGYQAIRALRDSGYAHPIYPVNPTATKILGVDVVASIDHLPYGVDIALIALAAAAVPRVLRECGAAGIPGAVVLANGFREIGPAGAQLDAELLSAIADSGVRVIGPNTSGVFNVETGANLVGLPGVPNGPISVITQSGNMLLSLVNDNRAVRGPGFHSYVGLGNQADVRYDECVTELAAQSGTGAMAIHSEGFVDGRAFLVAAADAATRKPLVLLRGGRSAIGGRTAMSHTGSIAGSDAVATAVLRQAGVELVHRSDELAVVAGALATTASVRPGRRVAILSDGGGHATLAADAMTARGIELAELSESTQAALRVLLGPTASVVDPVDVAGATDADPSIFADAVEILMKDPAVGLVLIVGLFGGYHLRFDRSFESVENDTATELLALSAEYDTPLLVQSCYANDKIRNHDRLRAGGVPVVASVDHAVRIAEALDRRRVRRSTAHRRTSFVLPAPAKPVATHPGALDEPKARALLEATGIDTGAWTFATTIDDVTAAVTEFACACAVKVVCSQVVHKSDVGGVRLDVVAATAAANAQRIIDTVTARVPDARIDGMVVTPMAERGVELLVGATRDPIFGPIVAFGTGGVLVDALEDVAFRAAPLTELEAHEMISETRAARLLDGYRHLPVVDRNALAEFLVRVGDVVAAHPEITELDLNPVIATGNSLVPVDVRIVIGPTVPVPMERNS
- a CDS encoding crotonase/enoyl-CoA hydratase family protein, producing MSDPVLIERTGDIVVWTLNNPEARNPISESDVIEALEDAVHAVNRDSTVRVAILTGAGTAFSSGGNIKHMRDRAGMFGGAPAELRQSYRHGIQRIPKALYHCEIPTVAAVNGPAIGAGCDLALMCDMRIAASTATFAESFVKVGLIPGDGGAWLLPRAIGMARASEMAFTGAAIDAATALAWGMVSTVVPTGRLLETAHELAGRVAANPPDVLRMTKKLLREGQQQSLDSLLELSAAMQAIAHQTDDHHEAVAAMLERRAPRFTGR